Proteins encoded in a region of the Flavobacteriaceae bacterium HL-DH10 genome:
- a CDS encoding glycosyltransferase: MNIAIFTPNQNPYSETFIQAHKNHLKGTVFYYYGRDAHIQLEGQQRLMPLYRYKFLRVYAKLFRKPSSYLWQQRVLYSLKANNIETVLVEYGTHAYHLKDILNTSGLPVAVHFHGYDASIRAVIQKCENYKEVFAITKKIIVVSKVMAHRLLELGCPKDKLVYNVYGPNPDFETVVPTFTKKQFVAIGRFTDKKAPYYTIMAFKQVLETHPDARLLMAGDGALLNMCKNLVKEYQIAEHVHFLGVVTPEQYRGLLAESLAFVQHSITADTGDMEGTPLAVLEASTAGLPVISTIHAGIPDVIVHGETGLLCDEHDVEAMGKHMMMFLDDLELAKSMGAKGKQHIKAHFSLQRHIDSLQDTLLC, translated from the coding sequence TTGAACATCGCTATTTTTACTCCCAACCAAAATCCGTATTCTGAAACCTTTATTCAGGCGCATAAAAACCATTTAAAAGGTACTGTATTTTACTATTACGGTAGGGATGCCCATATACAACTTGAAGGGCAACAGCGGTTAATGCCTTTATATCGTTATAAGTTTTTAAGGGTATATGCAAAGCTTTTTAGAAAGCCCAGCAGCTATTTATGGCAACAACGCGTGTTGTATAGTTTAAAGGCAAACAATATTGAAACGGTGTTGGTTGAATATGGTACCCATGCCTATCATTTAAAAGACATACTCAATACTTCGGGATTGCCTGTAGCGGTGCACTTTCATGGCTATGATGCCAGTATTCGGGCAGTTATACAAAAGTGTGAAAATTATAAAGAAGTCTTTGCTATTACTAAAAAGATTATCGTTGTTTCAAAAGTAATGGCGCATAGGTTGTTAGAGTTGGGGTGTCCAAAGGATAAACTTGTTTATAATGTATATGGGCCAAACCCCGATTTTGAAACGGTAGTGCCTACGTTTACTAAAAAACAATTCGTTGCCATTGGGCGGTTTACCGATAAGAAAGCCCCATATTATACCATTATGGCTTTTAAACAGGTGTTGGAAACGCATCCTGATGCCCGTTTGTTAATGGCTGGAGACGGTGCGTTGCTAAACATGTGTAAAAATTTGGTAAAGGAGTATCAAATTGCGGAACATGTCCACTTTTTGGGCGTGGTGACACCAGAGCAGTACCGTGGTTTATTGGCGGAATCGTTGGCTTTTGTGCAGCATTCCATAACCGCTGATACGGGCGATATGGAAGGCACGCCTTTAGCGGTGTTAGAGGCTAGTACAGCGGGATTGCCTGTTATTTCAACTATTCATGCAGGTATTCCTGATGTGATTGTGCATGGCGAAACCGGTTTGCTTTGTGATGAGCATGATGTGGAGGCTATGGGTAAACATATGATGATGTTTTTGGATGATTTGGAATTAGCAAAATCTATGGGAGCTAAAGGGAAACAGCATATTAAGGCGCATTTTAGTTTGCAAAGGCATATAGATAGTTTGCAGGATACCTTGTTATGTTGA
- a CDS encoding glycoside hydrolase family 99-like domain-containing protein encodes MQKLKPIAFVLPQFHPIPENDAWWGKGFTEWTNVTKAKPLFKGHYQPHLPTDLGFYDLRLPEARLAQANLAKVYGIEGFCYYHYWFNGKRLLNQPIDGMLKQKDLDMPFMLCWANENWTRRWDGKDDDVLIQQNYSFEDDANHMRWLCQEVFSDSRYIKVDGKPVFVIYRDNLFPDLKKTAAIWRKIAIEEFNFPDLYLCLTESFYGEANPESLGFDAAIEFSPLAVIKNKQPKPSKKHFLKLFNIQPKSLEIDFRDFEKGVKNCIERPIPGYKLFRSVTPSWDNTARKKKDWIVAKGSSPDLYYKWLLHIVKYFKPYSKDENFVFINAMNEWAEGNHLEPCIKYGTRYLEATKKALES; translated from the coding sequence ATGCAAAAATTAAAACCCATAGCCTTTGTTTTACCACAATTTCACCCCATACCAGAAAATGATGCATGGTGGGGTAAAGGGTTTACCGAGTGGACCAATGTAACTAAGGCCAAGCCTTTGTTTAAAGGACATTATCAGCCCCATTTGCCAACAGATTTAGGTTTTTATGATTTGCGTTTACCAGAGGCAAGACTAGCTCAGGCCAATTTAGCTAAAGTTTATGGTATAGAGGGTTTTTGCTATTATCATTATTGGTTTAATGGCAAGCGCTTGTTAAACCAGCCTATTGATGGGATGCTAAAGCAAAAGGATTTAGATATGCCCTTTATGCTCTGTTGGGCTAACGAAAATTGGACACGCCGTTGGGATGGTAAAGATGATGATGTTCTAATACAGCAAAATTATAGTTTTGAAGATGATGCCAACCATATGCGCTGGTTGTGCCAAGAAGTGTTTTCTGATAGCCGATATATTAAGGTAGATGGAAAACCTGTTTTTGTAATTTATCGAGATAATTTATTTCCCGATTTAAAAAAAACAGCGGCTATTTGGCGTAAAATAGCTATTGAAGAGTTTAATTTTCCAGATTTATATTTATGTCTTACAGAAAGTTTTTATGGTGAGGCGAATCCTGAGTCTTTAGGTTTTGATGCAGCCATAGAGTTTTCGCCACTTGCTGTTATAAAGAATAAACAGCCAAAACCCTCAAAAAAGCATTTTTTGAAGTTGTTTAATATTCAACCTAAATCATTAGAAATTGATTTTAGGGACTTTGAAAAAGGTGTTAAAAACTGTATAGAAAGACCAATACCTGGTTATAAATTATTTAGGAGCGTTACTCCTTCTTGGGATAATACGGCACGTAAAAAAAAGGACTGGATCGTAGCAAAAGGGAGTAGCCCTGACTTATATTATAAATGGTTGCTGCACATAGTAAAATATTTTAAGCCTTATTCTAAAGATGAAAATTTTGTATTTATCAATGCTATGAACGAATGGGCAGAAGGAAATCATTTAGAACCCTGTATAAAGTATGGTACAAGGTATTTAGAAGCCACTAAAAAAGCCTTGGAATCGTGA
- a CDS encoding glycosyltransferase family 2 protein, producing the protein MNPKVSIIIPNYNHALFLQERLDSVFNQTFQDFEVILLDDASTDGSVDLLNQYKDHPKVSHVVMNNENSGSPFKQWQRGIELAKGDYIWIAESDDYCELNFLESLLLFLKDEETVLAYCATKHFDEIQKSVYLDKWASQLDKVRWQSNYTNIGCLEIKYYFRYRNIIPNASAVLFKRTAILRVELPLEMKFCGDWLIWLKLLQYGDIAYCCLPLNYFRKHEKTTRVFKGFVVENQRFNEYKFIVKQYSSFIDRVINLGKYKWIVLECYLKRKTVGKFPNFKLKLPIEFQIAYVLLILGNKINK; encoded by the coding sequence GTGAACCCCAAAGTCTCAATAATTATTCCCAATTATAACCATGCATTGTTTTTGCAAGAACGGTTAGATTCTGTTTTTAATCAAACCTTTCAGGATTTTGAGGTCATTTTATTGGATGATGCTTCTACTGATGGTAGTGTGGATTTATTAAATCAATATAAAGACCATCCAAAAGTATCGCATGTTGTAATGAACAACGAGAATTCGGGTAGTCCGTTTAAGCAATGGCAAAGGGGGATTGAACTAGCCAAAGGCGATTATATATGGATAGCAGAGAGTGACGATTATTGCGAGCTTAATTTTTTGGAAAGCTTATTGCTATTTTTAAAAGATGAAGAAACAGTGTTAGCCTATTGTGCAACGAAGCATTTTGATGAAATACAAAAAAGTGTTTATCTGGACAAGTGGGCTTCTCAGCTAGATAAAGTTCGTTGGCAATCAAATTACACTAATATCGGTTGTTTAGAGATTAAATATTATTTTCGATATAGAAATATTATTCCTAATGCCAGTGCAGTTTTGTTTAAAAGAACCGCTATATTAAGAGTAGAACTTCCTCTTGAAATGAAGTTTTGCGGAGACTGGTTGATTTGGCTTAAATTGTTACAATATGGGGATATAGCTTATTGCTGTTTACCATTAAATTATTTTAGAAAGCATGAAAAAACAACTAGAGTTTTTAAAGGGTTTGTTGTTGAGAATCAAAGATTTAATGAGTATAAATTTATAGTAAAACAGTATAGTAGTTTTATAGATCGAGTTATAAATCTGGGTAAATACAAATGGATTGTTTTAGAATGTTACTTAAAAAGAAAAACGGTAGGTAAGTTTCCGAATTTCAAACTTAAATTACCCATCGAATTTCAAATAGCTTATGTTTTATTAATTTTAGGTAATAAAATAAATAAATGA
- a CDS encoding glycosyltransferase: MQTSILIVSKDRKQELKKTLEILEKSVDYSSCEILVFLDGCIDGSHVLKSEFPKVFWYESEKSLGASSARNTLYSYGRGDVFIGLDDDAHPLQSDFVDIVHTVFNENKNLGIIAFHEIKGVFNSDEEALLQKSTDKIEFLCNSFVGCGFAIQKEVYESTNGFPIWIDIYGEESCVAIEVLANNKDILYTNNIVVNHRVNKQERLNNGRNYYRFGKQLKNTAFYYIVYYRNPVFKLLKLFWHNFTKYALVDKIYFRTYIRILGLIIFQSSKVLKHRKPVEASVLKRVNELNSPVF; the protein is encoded by the coding sequence ATGCAAACGTCTATTTTAATTGTATCAAAGGATAGAAAACAGGAATTGAAAAAAACATTGGAGATTCTTGAGAAATCGGTGGATTATTCAAGTTGTGAAATTTTGGTGTTTTTGGATGGTTGCATTGATGGTTCCCATGTATTAAAAAGTGAGTTCCCCAAAGTTTTTTGGTATGAATCTGAAAAGAGTTTAGGGGCATCATCAGCTAGAAATACATTGTATTCGTATGGCAGAGGTGATGTTTTTATAGGGTTGGATGATGATGCACATCCATTACAATCTGATTTTGTAGATATTGTACATACTGTTTTTAATGAGAATAAAAACTTAGGTATTATTGCTTTTCATGAAATTAAAGGGGTATTTAATAGTGACGAAGAAGCTTTATTGCAAAAATCCACAGATAAAATAGAATTTTTATGCAATAGTTTTGTAGGCTGTGGATTTGCTATTCAAAAAGAGGTTTATGAATCTACCAATGGGTTTCCAATATGGATAGATATTTACGGAGAGGAATCCTGTGTGGCCATAGAAGTTTTAGCAAACAACAAAGATATTCTCTATACCAATAATATTGTAGTAAATCACCGCGTTAATAAGCAGGAAAGATTGAATAATGGAAGAAATTATTATAGATTTGGAAAGCAATTAAAAAATACAGCTTTTTATTATATAGTTTATTATAGAAATCCAGTGTTTAAATTACTAAAGCTATTTTGGCATAACTTTACAAAATATGCACTGGTAGATAAAATCTATTTTAGAACCTATATTAGAATACTTGGGCTAATAATATTTCAAAGTTCAAAGGTTTTAAAGCATAGAAAACCGGTAGAAGCAAGTGTTTTAAAACGAGTAAATGAATTGAATTCACCAGTGTTTTAA
- a CDS encoding glycosyltransferase family 4 protein: MYKKNKKIAIYSNAWDTNAGGGITYVLALANLLTSRQFDVTVFFFETVNETELRSRYKTGDLQIKFIERKPFPLLEQLKFAFKERLYYDIVIQQSLVAPRITLVKKSYILCDFPMKKIESLSEKIRLRTWQHVIANSEFTKHWILKRWHRSAHVIYPPIENPTELPLNKNEDWVCIGRFNEGERSKRQDIVIACFIDVIRKGKTNCKLHLIGYVGDRKFVNRLKKQAEGYPIVFHENGSLETQKEILEHSAFYISACGYKIDETKQPMFVEHYGISVVEAMAHGCIPLVIGKGGHKETVDHGINGYHWNTEEALKFYIMKLLENTSELKKDMAASAYLKSKSYDFNSVKKNVKKIF; this comes from the coding sequence TTGTATAAAAAAAACAAAAAAATAGCCATTTATTCTAACGCATGGGATACCAATGCTGGAGGTGGTATTACTTATGTTTTGGCATTGGCTAACTTATTAACATCAAGACAATTTGATGTGACTGTTTTTTTTTTTGAAACTGTTAATGAAACGGAATTAAGGAGTCGTTACAAAACAGGCGATTTACAGATAAAATTTATAGAAAGAAAACCTTTTCCTTTGTTGGAGCAGCTTAAATTTGCATTTAAAGAGCGGCTATATTACGATATTGTTATACAGCAATCATTAGTTGCTCCTAGAATAACCTTGGTTAAAAAGTCATATATTCTTTGTGATTTTCCCATGAAAAAAATAGAATCATTAAGCGAAAAAATACGGCTAAGGACGTGGCAGCATGTTATTGCCAATTCAGAGTTTACAAAACACTGGATATTAAAACGGTGGCATCGTTCAGCCCATGTTATTTATCCACCTATAGAAAACCCAACCGAATTGCCTTTAAATAAAAATGAAGATTGGGTTTGTATAGGTAGGTTTAATGAGGGAGAACGCTCAAAACGGCAAGATATAGTTATTGCATGTTTTATAGATGTTATTAGAAAAGGCAAGACAAATTGTAAATTACACTTGATAGGGTATGTGGGAGATAGGAAATTTGTAAACAGGTTGAAAAAACAAGCTGAAGGTTACCCCATCGTTTTTCATGAAAATGGTTCACTTGAAACACAAAAAGAAATTTTAGAACACTCTGCATTTTATATCAGTGCTTGTGGTTATAAAATTGATGAAACAAAACAGCCCATGTTTGTAGAACATTACGGCATTTCGGTTGTAGAGGCTATGGCCCATGGTTGTATTCCGCTTGTGATAGGTAAAGGGGGACATAAAGAGACTGTAGACCATGGTATAAATGGGTATCATTGGAATACAGAGGAAGCATTGAAATTTTATATTATGAAACTGCTTGAGAACACTTCTGAACTTAAAAAGGATATGGCAGCATCGGCCTATTTAAAATCGAAGTCATACGATTTTAATTCAGTAAAAAAGAATGTCAAAAAAATTTTTTAG
- a CDS encoding glycosyltransferase, whose amino-acid sequence MDVSIIIINYNTDALTLQAVASVFKYVKNIDFEVIVLENNSKVTCLDVELAKYENTYFYQLDENIGFGKANNYGFEKSKGDFIFLLNSDAYLINENAIINFIDYLKAHPKVACVGGNLIDDNGKHNISYGNFLSIEKLLFDYGLKQGTEDYYYDKLATSKYCKMHVSVPVDYLTGAAIVIKREVIETYGLFNPSYFMYLEDMELGFRYKKRDY is encoded by the coding sequence ATGGATGTCTCCATTATTATAATAAATTACAATACAGATGCTTTAACGCTTCAGGCTGTTGCATCGGTTTTTAAATATGTTAAAAACATTGATTTTGAGGTTATTGTTTTAGAGAATAATTCCAAAGTAACATGCCTTGACGTAGAATTGGCTAAATATGAAAACACCTATTTTTATCAATTGGATGAGAATATAGGTTTTGGTAAGGCCAATAATTATGGGTTTGAAAAATCAAAGGGAGATTTTATATTTTTACTTAATTCAGACGCCTATTTAATAAATGAAAATGCTATTATAAATTTTATAGATTATTTAAAGGCGCACCCAAAAGTTGCTTGTGTTGGTGGAAATTTGATTGATGACAATGGAAAACATAATATTAGTTACGGTAATTTTTTAAGTATTGAAAAGTTATTATTTGATTATGGGTTAAAACAGGGAACTGAGGACTATTATTATGACAAATTAGCGACTTCAAAATATTGTAAGATGCATGTTTCTGTACCAGTTGATTATTTAACAGGAGCCGCTATTGTTATAAAACGTGAGGTTATTGAAACTTATGGGCTTTTTAACCCTTCTTATTTTATGTATTTGGAAGATATGGAATTAGGCTTTAGGTATAAAAAAAGGGATTATTGA
- a CDS encoding N-acetylneuraminate synthase family protein → MSVKLIAEIAQAHNGSLDTAHRYIDALAVTGVDAVKFQTHIAEAESSIFEPFRIKFSEQDKTRFDYWKRMEFTLEQWIGLKQHCNTVGLEFMSSPFSNAAVDLLEKVGVNTYKIGSGEVNNFLLLERIAQTGKPIIVSSGMSSFKELDETVEFLKSKDVEFSILQCTTSYPTKPEQYGLNVIQELKSRYKVPVGFSDHSAKMETAIAAVALGAEILEFHAVFSRNDFGPDVTSSLTIEEIKALSEAIRNIEKAQIHPIDKKDNSKFKELKSIFEKSLAINKDLQSGHIIRFSDLEAKKPANKGISASNFEAIIGHKIIKDMKQWDFLNIDDIK, encoded by the coding sequence ATGAGCGTTAAACTAATAGCTGAAATAGCCCAAGCACATAACGGAAGTTTAGACACAGCCCATCGTTATATTGATGCGCTCGCTGTTACCGGTGTTGATGCTGTTAAATTTCAAACGCATATTGCAGAGGCTGAAAGTAGTATTTTTGAACCTTTTCGAATAAAATTTTCAGAACAAGATAAAACCCGTTTTGATTATTGGAAGCGCATGGAGTTTACTTTAGAACAGTGGATAGGTTTAAAACAGCATTGTAATACGGTCGGTTTAGAGTTTATGAGTTCGCCGTTTAGTAATGCGGCGGTAGATTTGTTGGAGAAAGTTGGTGTAAATACCTATAAGATAGGTTCGGGCGAGGTTAATAATTTTTTATTGCTTGAGAGAATTGCTCAAACTGGTAAACCTATTATTGTGTCATCAGGAATGAGTTCTTTTAAAGAACTGGATGAAACGGTAGAATTCTTGAAATCCAAAGACGTTGAATTTTCCATATTACAATGCACCACATCCTACCCAACAAAACCAGAGCAATATGGCTTAAATGTTATTCAAGAATTAAAATCAAGATATAAAGTGCCTGTTGGATTTTCAGACCATTCGGCGAAAATGGAAACAGCTATTGCTGCAGTAGCTTTGGGTGCCGAAATTTTAGAATTCCATGCCGTTTTTAGTAGAAACGATTTCGGACCGGATGTTACGTCATCACTCACTATTGAGGAGATTAAAGCACTTTCAGAGGCTATTAGAAATATTGAGAAAGCCCAAATCCACCCAATAGATAAAAAAGATAATTCAAAATTTAAAGAACTTAAATCTATTTTTGAAAAATCTTTAGCTATAAACAAAGATTTACAATCTGGGCACATTATTAGGTTTTCTGATTTAGAAGCAAAAAAACCTGCAAATAAAGGAATTTCTGCATCAAATTTTGAAGCTATAATTGGGCATAAAATTATAAAAGACATGAAGCAGTGGGATTTTTTAAACATAGATGATATTAAATGA
- a CDS encoding class I SAM-dependent methyltransferase, with product MKFKKIIKSSVISFLNKMPYVRGLYKQSLNCCFPNGHFYSPVVSIEDIKERADSIWQAVETPLINGIDLRTEAQKQLVKKFEAYYKELPFKPEKSAGLRYQFENGSYSYTDAIILYSFIRHFKPKRVIEIGSGYSSMVMLDTNELFFSNEIDLTFIEPYPNRLYALLKEGDLLTNKILTKKIQDVPLSVFDVLESGDILFIDSTHVSKTGSDVNFIMFHILPRLKAGVLIHFHDIFYPFEYPKEWVFQGRNWNEAYIIKAFLMYNAQFEIKLFSEYLHKFHGAIFESMPLCYSNLGGNLWLEKK from the coding sequence ATGAAATTTAAAAAGATAATTAAAAGTAGTGTCATAAGTTTTTTAAATAAAATGCCTTATGTGAGAGGTTTGTATAAACAGAGTCTTAATTGTTGTTTCCCCAATGGCCATTTTTATTCTCCTGTAGTTTCTATAGAAGATATAAAGGAGCGGGCGGATAGTATATGGCAAGCTGTTGAAACGCCTTTAATTAATGGCATTGATTTAAGAACAGAAGCACAAAAGCAGTTGGTAAAAAAGTTTGAAGCGTACTATAAGGAATTGCCATTTAAGCCAGAGAAAAGTGCGGGGTTGCGTTATCAGTTTGAAAATGGATCGTATTCATATACAGATGCTATAATCCTATATTCTTTTATCAGGCACTTTAAACCTAAAAGGGTTATTGAAATAGGGTCTGGTTATTCTTCCATGGTTATGTTAGATACTAATGAATTATTTTTTTCTAATGAGATAGATTTAACTTTTATAGAGCCCTATCCTAATCGCTTGTATGCTTTACTGAAAGAAGGAGATTTGTTAACGAATAAGATTTTAACAAAAAAGATACAGGATGTACCATTATCTGTTTTTGATGTTCTAGAATCTGGAGATATTTTATTTATTGATAGTACACATGTGTCAAAAACAGGAAGCGATGTGAATTTTATAATGTTCCATATTTTACCTAGATTAAAGGCAGGCGTTTTAATACATTTCCACGATATTTTTTATCCTTTCGAATACCCTAAAGAATGGGTCTTTCAAGGTAGAAATTGGAATGAAGCCTATATTATAAAAGCATTTTTAATGTATAACGCGCAATTCGAAATAAAATTATTTTCAGAATATTTGCATAAATTCCATGGTGCTATTTTTGAATCTATGCCCTTATGTTATAGTAATCTTGGTGGTAATCTCTGGTTAGAGAAAAAATAA
- a CDS encoding glycosyltransferase family A protein, with amino-acid sequence MSIIVSIIVPCFNQAEYLGEALQSVMEQTYTHWECIIVNDGSTDKTESIAKKWLENDARLKYVYQENKGLSSARNFGIAKSQGKFILPLDADDKIASNYITMALEAFQEDANLKVVYCKAEKFGEEQGLWELPPFSLLDLARFNMIFCSGMFRKLDWKMIGGYDVNMKFGWEDWEFWISLLKNGGKVKCLEYTGFYYRVRKNSMVRHINLEEKKNSETYVTKKHIDFFISNYDILNKNRKQIELSFESKKFAFNLFTKTFFKFKLF; translated from the coding sequence ATGTCCATAATTGTATCAATAATAGTTCCTTGTTTTAATCAAGCTGAATACCTAGGTGAAGCATTGCAATCTGTAATGGAACAGACTTATACCCATTGGGAATGTATTATTGTGAACGATGGTAGTACCGATAAAACCGAAAGTATAGCTAAAAAGTGGCTAGAAAATGATGCCCGCCTTAAATATGTGTATCAAGAGAATAAGGGTTTGTCCAGTGCCCGAAATTTTGGTATAGCTAAATCCCAAGGCAAGTTTATATTGCCATTGGATGCTGATGATAAAATTGCAAGCAATTATATAACCATGGCTTTGGAGGCTTTTCAAGAAGATGCCAACCTAAAAGTAGTGTATTGCAAGGCAGAAAAATTTGGTGAAGAACAAGGTTTGTGGGAATTACCTCCTTTTTCTCTGTTAGATTTAGCTCGCTTTAACATGATATTTTGTTCTGGTATGTTCAGAAAGTTAGATTGGAAAATGATAGGGGGGTATGATGTAAATATGAAATTTGGATGGGAGGATTGGGAGTTTTGGATTTCGCTTTTAAAAAATGGAGGAAAGGTAAAATGTTTAGAATATACTGGATTTTATTATAGAGTAAGGAAAAATTCTATGGTAAGACACATTAATCTTGAAGAAAAAAAAAATTCTGAGACTTATGTTACCAAAAAGCATATTGATTTTTTTATTTCAAATTATGATATTTTAAATAAAAACAGAAAACAAATTGAACTTAGTTTTGAGAGCAAAAAATTTGCTTTTAATCTTTTTACCAAAACCTTTTTTAAGTTTAAGCTTTTTTAA
- a CDS encoding glycosyltransferase family 2 protein, whose protein sequence is MTNTPLISIIIPTYNRTHLIGETLDSVLAQTYANWECIVVDDGSTDNTDEVLKNYCQKDERIQYHHRPIDRPKGANACRNYGFELSKGKYIQFLDSDDVLESFCFEERVAYYLRDSSLDLLIRDTGLLNDSVKIYKSINKDPDKSDRENYLRLFLCYDIPWHTSSCLYSKKLLNICRFDENLSRFQDVSFNIKILSTFKNIKLLRDFKIDTFYRVDKHKIYNTNFRNKVLHSLLDFYKIHSDLLNTKEFKPEFRKFNNKIINEFVIPFFNKNKKRSNQVFLWSIKSGIYNFETKILFLLMMLFMNLGIFKIKGIGMYRFYKTFSLKIN, encoded by the coding sequence ATGACCAATACCCCTTTGATATCTATTATCATTCCAACATACAACCGTACACACCTCATTGGAGAAACCCTTGATAGCGTATTGGCTCAAACTTATGCCAATTGGGAATGTATTGTGGTGGACGATGGTAGTACTGATAATACAGATGAGGTTTTAAAAAATTATTGCCAAAAAGATGAACGCATTCAATACCATCATCGTCCAATAGATAGACCTAAAGGTGCTAATGCCTGTAGGAATTATGGGTTTGAATTGAGTAAGGGGAAATATATTCAATTTTTAGATTCGGATGATGTTTTGGAATCATTTTGCTTTGAAGAAAGAGTTGCGTACTATTTAAGAGATTCTTCCTTAGATTTGTTAATTAGAGATACAGGGTTGCTAAATGATTCAGTAAAAATATATAAATCTATTAATAAAGATCCTGACAAAAGTGATAGAGAAAATTATTTAAGATTGTTTTTATGTTATGATATACCTTGGCATACATCTTCATGTTTATATAGCAAGAAATTGTTGAATATCTGTAGATTTGATGAAAACTTGAGTAGATTTCAAGATGTTAGTTTTAATATAAAAATTCTTTCAACTTTTAAAAATATTAAGCTTTTAAGGGATTTTAAAATAGATACTTTTTACAGAGTTGACAAGCATAAAATTTACAATACTAATTTTAGAAACAAGGTGTTACATTCTTTATTAGATTTTTACAAAATACATTCAGATTTATTGAATACAAAAGAATTTAAACCCGAATTTAGAAAGTTTAATAATAAAATAATTAATGAATTTGTCATTCCCTTTTTTAATAAAAATAAAAAAAGATCAAATCAAGTTTTTTTATGGTCAATTAAATCAGGAATATACAATTTTGAAACTAAAATTTTATTTCTACTAATGATGCTTTTTATGAATTTAGGTATTTTTAAAATTAAAGGTATTGGGATGTATCGATTTTATAAAACATTTAGTTTGAAAATAAATTAA
- the wecB gene encoding UDP-N-acetylglucosamine 2-epimerase (non-hydrolyzing), protein MKKILLCFGTRPEAIKMAAICMALKQRQLPYKLCVTAQHRHMLDQVLEFFDLIPDFDLNCMQPNQSLSQLSSRILSEMDKIFEKERFDLVLVHGDTTTSTMVALAAFHCGIQVAHVEAGLRTYNKRSPFPEELNRQITGRISDFHFAPTEKAKQNLLNEYVQASQILVTGNTVIDALFYTLNKIDNGYTNGFIENLAKKIDFSKKIVLVTGHRRESFGAGFENVCEAILEISKKHDVEIVYPVHLNPNVQNVVYEKLSNIKNIHLIAPLDYPSFVWLMRKSNLIISDSGGIQEEAPSLNIPVLVTRETTERDEGIQARCSILVGTDPNRIIEETRKVLNNSDAVNCMNNPYGDGFAAINIVEFIQNNSI, encoded by the coding sequence TTGAAAAAAATATTACTTTGTTTTGGTACACGCCCAGAAGCTATTAAAATGGCGGCTATTTGTATGGCGTTAAAGCAACGGCAGTTACCTTATAAACTTTGTGTTACGGCACAGCACAGGCACATGCTGGATCAAGTGCTTGAATTTTTTGATTTGATTCCAGACTTCGATTTAAATTGCATGCAGCCCAACCAGAGTTTAAGCCAATTAAGTTCAAGAATATTATCTGAAATGGATAAAATTTTTGAAAAAGAACGTTTCGATCTTGTTTTGGTTCATGGCGATACTACAACGTCTACCATGGTAGCGTTAGCGGCTTTTCATTGTGGTATTCAGGTAGCACATGTAGAAGCGGGTTTAAGGACTTACAATAAGCGTTCCCCATTTCCTGAAGAATTAAATAGACAGATAACTGGACGAATATCAGATTTTCATTTTGCCCCAACAGAAAAAGCAAAACAGAACCTATTGAATGAGTATGTTCAAGCATCGCAAATTTTAGTAACAGGAAACACGGTGATTGATGCTTTGTTTTATACATTAAATAAAATTGATAACGGCTACACCAATGGTTTTATAGAAAATTTAGCTAAAAAGATAGATTTTAGTAAAAAGATAGTTTTAGTTACCGGACATAGAAGAGAAAGTTTTGGAGCTGGTTTTGAGAATGTTTGTGAAGCCATTTTAGAGATTTCAAAAAAGCATGATGTTGAAATCGTATATCCAGTGCATTTAAACCCGAATGTTCAAAACGTGGTTTATGAGAAACTATCTAACATTAAAAACATTCATTTAATAGCACCTTTAGATTATCCTTCATTTGTTTGGTTAATGAGGAAGTCTAATTTGATTATATCAGATTCTGGCGGTATTCAAGAAGAAGCCCCTTCTTTAAACATCCCTGTTTTGGTTACTAGAGAAACTACCGAGCGGGATGAAGGCATACAAGCCCGGTGTTCCATTTTGGTTGGAACGGACCCAAATAGAATTATTGAAGAAACGAGAAAAGTATTAAACAATAGTGATGCTGTTAATTGCATGAACAATCCTTATGGAGACGGATTTGCAGCCATTAACATAGTAGAATTTATTCAAAATAATAGTATTTAG